TTTTGGGGATGTGTATAGATATGGTGAGAGCCTTTAATCCCTCGAAGCACCCATCCTGCTTTCTCAAGTTGCTTGATAATCGCTGCGCTATTCATAATGTGTAGTATACACACTATAGATGGAAAGTGATGTTAACGAATAAACAGCACTGCTGAAAGGATGTAATGCGGATGAATCATTTGCCCCGGTACGCCCGAGGCAAATGGTTTATTGATAATTACTTCGTGCGTGCGAACTGAAAACCGGCTTTGTTGCCGCTATTACTGCGGAAAGAATTGCCACGGTTGTCCTGATCGAACGAGCGGCCGCGTTGCCCGCTGCGGGCTCTGCCGGGTTCGTTGGCCGCGCCGAAGCCGGGGCGGTTGTCGTTGCCTGCGAAGGGTGAGCGCTTGCGTTTTTGTGTCACGCTGGGCGCGCTGCTTTTTGGTCCGTTACTTTGGAAACGTGGTTTGATGCGCGGTTCCAGGCCGGGAATGATGTGCGACGCGATGCGCTGGCCGGTGTAGCGTTCGATTTTCGATAAGTGTGCGCTATCCTTATTGGACGCGAACGAAACGGCAATGCCGGCTGCACCTGCGCGGCCTGTACGGCCAATGCGGTGCACATAATCTTCGGCGAATTTTGGGAGATCGAAATTAATCACGTGCGTGATGTCAGCCACGTCGATACCGCGCGCAGCGACATCGGTTGCCACGAGCACTTGCAAGCCGCCGTTACGCAACCGGGTCAATGTGCGGGTACGTTCGCGTTGATTCATATCGCCGTGTAATGCCGCTGCTGAAAAGCCTTGCGCATATAAGTTATCGGCCAAGGTATCCGCATCGCGTTTGGTCGCTGTGAAAACGATGGCTTGTTTCACTTTCTCGTCGCGCAGCACATGATCCAGCAGGCGGTTCTTGTGTGACATATCATCGGCATAATGTAAGCGTTGCTCGATGTTATCGAGTTTGGCTTTTTGCGAGGCTACTTGAATACGTTTTGGCGTTTTCAATAGTTTTGTCGCAACTTTGTCGATGGCATTGTCGAGTGTGGCGGAGAACAGCAAGGTCTGGCGTGTGTCCGGTGTTGCGGCTGCAATGGTTTCGACATCGTCGATGAAACCCATATCCAGCATGCGGTCGGCTTCGTCGAGCACGAGCATTTGCAAGCGTTTGAAATCGATACGGCCACGTTGGATGTGATCGATCAACCGGCCGGGTGTTGCAACCAGAATATCAACGGGTTGTGACAAAAGTTTGTTTTGCAAAGGATACGGCATACCACCCAGAATGCTGACCACGTTGATACGCGGCAGATATTTGCCATATTTTTTGGCTGCTTCTGAAACTTGCAATGCCAGTTCGCGGGTTGGTGTCAATACCAAAATGCGCGGTCCGCGGCTGCGCGCTTCCGATGGTGTTGCCAGCAGATGCAATGCCGGTAACATGAAGGCGGCGGTTTTACCGGTTCCGGTTTGTGCGCTGGCCATCACATCATGACCGGCGATTAATTCTGGAATCGCTTGTTTCTGAATCGGGGTCGGAGCGGTAT
The DNA window shown above is from Nitrosomonas sp. Is35 and carries:
- a CDS encoding type II toxin-antitoxin system HicA family toxin — encoded protein: MNSAAIIKQLEKAGWVLRGIKGSHHIYTHPQKSGHITVPHPKKDLGTGLAHKLLKQAGLK
- a CDS encoding DEAD/DEAH box helicase, with amino-acid sequence MSFEDLNLHSAIIKAISEAGYTAPTPIQKQAIPELIAGHDVMASAQTGTGKTAAFMLPALHLLATPSEARSRGPRILVLTPTRELALQVSEAAKKYGKYLPRINVVSILGGMPYPLQNKLLSQPVDILVATPGRLIDHIQRGRIDFKRLQMLVLDEADRMLDMGFIDDVETIAAATPDTRQTLLFSATLDNAIDKVATKLLKTPKRIQVASQKAKLDNIEQRLHYADDMSHKNRLLDHVLRDEKVKQAIVFTATKRDADTLADNLYAQGFSAAALHGDMNQRERTRTLTRLRNGGLQVLVATDVAARGIDVADITHVINFDLPKFAEDYVHRIGRTGRAGAAGIAVSFASNKDSAHLSKIERYTGQRIASHIIPGLEPRIKPRFQSNGPKSSAPSVTQKRKRSPFAGNDNRPGFGAANEPGRARSGQRGRSFDQDNRGNSFRSNSGNKAGFQFARTK